One stretch of Tenacibaculum sp. MAR_2010_89 DNA includes these proteins:
- a CDS encoding tol-pal system YbgF family protein: MEEKTQEEIERYLHNEMNIEERSVFEKKIKSDELLKEEVLLQIAIHESFEDPSIQHNQNIYNINLINDIKQQLKSDELRQTSKFIKESTKKHKNSNKKTIKLVTKFIASIAAVILISFMLFYNSQQNSLSLYNEYADWNNLPSLIEKGESNTLSELEILYNAKEYKKIIAFNIPTNKAPYELIYIGTSYVKLNDFKNASITFDNLINTNSLESSRGYWYKLLILLNQNKLTDAKKTLTIILNNKENYNYTKAKELSEKIKNIK, translated from the coding sequence ATGGAAGAAAAAACACAAGAAGAAATTGAACGTTACTTACATAACGAAATGAACATAGAAGAACGTTCTGTTTTTGAAAAAAAAATAAAATCAGATGAATTGCTTAAAGAAGAAGTTTTACTTCAAATTGCAATTCATGAATCTTTTGAGGATCCTAGCATTCAACACAATCAAAATATTTATAACATCAATTTAATTAATGACATTAAACAACAATTAAAGTCAGATGAATTAAGACAAACTTCAAAATTTATTAAAGAAAGTACTAAAAAACATAAAAACTCAAATAAAAAAACTATAAAACTAGTAACCAAGTTTATTGCTTCAATAGCTGCGGTTATTTTAATTTCTTTTATGTTATTTTACAACTCCCAACAAAATTCTCTAAGTTTATATAATGAATATGCTGATTGGAACAACCTACCTTCTTTAATTGAAAAAGGAGAAAGTAATACTCTTTCAGAGTTAGAAATACTGTACAACGCTAAAGAATATAAAAAAATTATTGCTTTTAATATACCTACAAATAAAGCTCCTTATGAATTAATCTACATAGGAACTTCTTATGTCAAGTTAAACGATTTTAAAAATGCTTCTATTACTTTTGACAATTTAATAAACACTAACTCATTAGAAAGCTCAAGAGGGTATTGGTATAAGCTTTTAATTCTTTTGAATCAGAATAAATTAACTGATGCTAAAAAAACGTTAACTATAATCCTTAATAACAAAGAAAATTATAATTATACTAAAGCTAAAGAGCTCTCAGAGAAAATTAAAAATATAAAATAG
- a CDS encoding aspartyl/asparaginyl beta-hydroxylase domain-containing protein codes for MEKEKGVRFLKLPFQFNVEKLQNELQTIVTSKWNDHFNKTGYEGSWKSIALYAENGDENNIYASIEKVKIIETPFLKECPYLKEVINTFKSSLISVRLLNLEKGSKIKPHRDYKLGYEDNCFRIHVPIITNNKVTFLLDDEIVDMKVGECWYTNVNYIHSVSNLGDTDRIHLVIDLERNQWSDNLFFSLAEKERFFILENSSQVHDKATIEQMINELKLQNTPASKELIIQLENQLLIK; via the coding sequence ATGGAAAAAGAAAAAGGAGTTAGGTTTTTAAAATTACCTTTTCAGTTTAATGTTGAAAAACTTCAGAATGAGTTACAAACAATTGTTACTTCTAAATGGAATGATCATTTTAATAAAACAGGTTACGAAGGGAGTTGGAAATCAATAGCTTTATATGCTGAAAATGGTGATGAGAATAATATTTATGCGTCCATAGAAAAAGTAAAAATAATTGAAACTCCTTTCTTAAAAGAATGTCCATATCTTAAAGAAGTTATAAATACCTTTAAAAGTTCATTAATTTCAGTAAGATTACTAAACTTAGAAAAAGGCTCAAAAATAAAACCTCATAGAGATTATAAACTTGGATATGAAGACAATTGTTTTCGTATCCATGTTCCTATAATTACTAATAATAAGGTAACTTTTTTATTAGATGATGAAATTGTTGATATGAAAGTTGGAGAATGTTGGTATACAAACGTAAACTATATACATTCAGTTTCAAATTTAGGAGATACAGATAGAATTCATTTAGTTATTGATTTAGAAAGAAACCAATGGTCAGATAACTTATTTTTTTCTCTTGCTGAAAAGGAACGCTTTTTTATACTTGAGAATTCTTCTCAAGTACATGATAAGGCAACCATTGAACAAATGATAAACGAACTTAAATTACAAAACACGCCAGCATCCAAAGAACTAATTATTCAATTAGAAAATCAACTGTTAATTAAATAA
- a CDS encoding nitronate monooxygenase family protein, whose product MQNKITTLFNIEYPIIQGGMIWVSGWKLASAVSNAGGLGLIGAGSMYPDVLREHIQKCKKATNKPFGVNVPMLYPDIEKIMDIIIEEGVKIVFTSAGNPKTWTNFLKDKGITVVHVVSSVKFALKAEAAGVDAVVCEGFEAGGHNGREETTTFTLIPMVKEQVKIPVIAAGGIGSGRGMLAAMVLGADGVQVGSRFAATIESSAHDKFKETIVEVKDGGTHLTLKELAPVRLVKNKFYNEVQELYQKNPTIEEIKDLLGRARAKRGMFEGDLEEGELEIGQIAGLIHKIKPAKDVLDDIMKEFTRVKSEMLG is encoded by the coding sequence ATGCAAAATAAAATAACAACATTATTTAATATAGAATACCCTATTATTCAAGGAGGAATGATATGGGTAAGTGGTTGGAAACTTGCTTCAGCAGTTTCTAATGCAGGAGGTTTAGGATTAATAGGTGCAGGTTCAATGTACCCTGATGTATTAAGAGAGCACATTCAAAAATGTAAGAAAGCTACAAATAAACCTTTTGGAGTTAATGTACCAATGTTGTATCCTGATATAGAAAAAATCATGGATATTATTATTGAAGAAGGAGTGAAAATTGTTTTTACTTCAGCAGGAAACCCTAAAACATGGACAAATTTTTTAAAAGATAAAGGTATTACAGTTGTTCATGTTGTAAGCTCTGTGAAGTTTGCTTTAAAAGCTGAAGCAGCTGGAGTTGATGCAGTGGTATGTGAAGGGTTTGAAGCTGGCGGACATAATGGGCGTGAAGAAACAACTACTTTTACATTAATCCCCATGGTTAAAGAACAAGTTAAAATACCTGTAATTGCAGCTGGAGGAATAGGGTCAGGTAGAGGAATGTTAGCAGCAATGGTATTAGGTGCAGATGGAGTACAAGTAGGTAGCCGTTTTGCAGCTACGATAGAGTCATCAGCTCATGATAAATTTAAAGAAACAATAGTTGAGGTTAAAGATGGAGGTACTCATTTAACATTAAAAGAGTTAGCTCCTGTTAGATTGGTAAAGAATAAATTTTACAATGAAGTACAAGAACTGTATCAGAAGAACCCTACAATAGAAGAAATTAAAGATTTATTGGGGAGGGCTCGTGCTAAACGAGGAATGTTTGAAGGTGATTTAGAGGAAGGCGAATTAGAGATAGGACAAATAGCAGGATTAATTCATAAAATAAAACCAGCTAAAGATGTATTAGATGATATAATGAAAGAATTTACTAGAGTTAAAAGTGAAATGCTAGGATAA
- a CDS encoding toxin-antitoxin system YwqK family antitoxin, which yields MKKNFIIITLLLLCVNNLFSQKDSIVNYINHKEKITKRKKEAKFIETIVKKDTIWVGSLYFRNGKLAKRGAYKFKDKKNPQGKFVEFYRNGNLKKTFSFNKDGDLNGIVKSWFYNGGVDNTLFYINGVKTGIWKYYHTNGNIACRQYFSKGKLMKTLLYNENGVKVKKELIERKKLLFKGGDSKVFFKRIKKMYSTLITSGFQINGRVYLNFIVTSKGKMIVNTSDKIPIDLKNRLKIYFKNIKGWEPAIHMSRKVPVHFSTPFHFYTSFN from the coding sequence TTGAAAAAGAATTTTATTATTATAACATTATTGTTGTTATGTGTAAATAATTTATTTAGTCAAAAAGATTCAATTGTAAATTATATAAATCATAAAGAAAAAATTACAAAAAGAAAAAAAGAAGCTAAATTTATAGAAACTATAGTAAAAAAGGATACTATTTGGGTAGGATCACTTTATTTTAGAAATGGAAAATTAGCAAAAAGAGGAGCTTATAAATTTAAAGATAAGAAAAACCCACAAGGGAAATTTGTTGAATTTTATAGAAATGGAAATTTAAAAAAGACATTTTCGTTTAATAAAGATGGTGATTTAAATGGTATTGTTAAATCATGGTTTTATAATGGAGGTGTAGATAATACATTATTTTATATTAATGGAGTAAAGACTGGAATATGGAAGTATTACCATACTAACGGGAATATAGCCTGTAGGCAATATTTTTCTAAAGGGAAGTTAATGAAAACATTATTATATAACGAAAATGGTGTAAAAGTAAAAAAAGAGTTGATAGAGCGTAAAAAACTTTTATTTAAAGGAGGAGATAGTAAGGTTTTTTTTAAAAGAATTAAAAAAATGTACAGTACATTAATTACATCAGGTTTTCAGATAAATGGAAGAGTTTATTTAAATTTCATAGTAACCTCTAAAGGAAAAATGATTGTAAATACAAGTGATAAAATACCAATAGATTTAAAAAATAGGTTAAAAATTTATTTCAAAAATATAAAAGGATGGGAACCAGCTATTCATATGAGTAGAAAAGTCCCCGTTCATTTTAGTACACCATTTCATTTTTATACAAGTTTTAATTAA
- a CDS encoding S8 family serine peptidase has translation MKKLLLFCVLLFSSYLFSQEDAWVILKDKPSASNYLSNPLTMLSQRSLDRRTKQKIALDEKDVPVHSSYYNQIKGADGITVLAKSKWLNAIHIRGEKSKIDALKTTFNFIDKIEFANRSLNARTTVSTKKVKASHYNKFSSVKEDFNYGLTSSQITMIKADFLHKKGFTGKGMQIAVIDAGFPNVNILSAFKRIRDNNKILGGYDFVNRSTNFYSGHNHGTNVLSDISGYIKDQFVGTAPDASFYLFITEDVSNEGPLEESLWVEAAERSDSLGVDVINTSLGYTTFDNANYSHTYADMDGKTAFISRGAEIGVSRGMILVTSAGNDGNKSWKYISAPADAASVFTIGAVDATETIASFSSFGPTADGRVKPDVLAHGRNVYVINHQTGIPSTSNGTSFSSPVMAGAVASFWQAFPSKTNVEIMNMIRESADKYSNPTNQYGYGVPDLEQAYNKTLSSEDNDKEEFKIFPNPVKDHLIISFTDTINEVIVYSVLGQEVYKNISNSNIINVSSLNKGVYILQIKSGRKIEKIKFIKK, from the coding sequence ATGAAAAAATTACTACTTTTTTGCGTTTTATTATTTAGCTCTTATCTCTTTTCTCAAGAAGATGCATGGGTTATTTTGAAAGATAAACCTAGTGCTTCTAACTATTTATCTAATCCTTTAACTATGTTATCCCAACGTTCTTTAGATAGGAGAACGAAACAGAAGATAGCATTAGATGAAAAGGATGTACCAGTACATAGTAGTTATTATAATCAAATTAAAGGAGCTGATGGTATAACAGTTTTAGCAAAGTCAAAATGGTTAAATGCAATTCATATTAGAGGAGAAAAATCAAAAATTGATGCTTTAAAAACTACATTTAATTTTATAGATAAAATTGAATTTGCTAATAGATCATTAAACGCTAGAACTACTGTTTCAACAAAAAAAGTGAAAGCATCACATTATAATAAATTTTCATCAGTAAAAGAAGACTTCAATTATGGGTTAACTTCTAGTCAAATAACTATGATAAAAGCTGATTTTTTACATAAAAAAGGTTTTACAGGTAAGGGAATGCAAATAGCTGTTATTGATGCAGGTTTTCCAAATGTAAATATATTAAGTGCTTTTAAAAGGATTAGAGATAATAATAAAATTCTTGGAGGTTATGACTTTGTTAACAGAAGTACTAACTTTTATTCAGGTCATAATCACGGAACTAATGTTTTGTCAGATATTTCAGGATATATTAAAGATCAATTTGTAGGAACAGCGCCTGACGCATCGTTTTATCTTTTTATTACAGAAGATGTTTCTAATGAAGGACCTTTAGAAGAAAGTTTGTGGGTTGAGGCTGCTGAAAGGTCAGATAGTTTAGGTGTAGATGTAATTAATACATCTTTAGGGTATACTACATTTGATAACGCAAATTATAGTCATACCTATGCTGATATGGATGGGAAAACAGCTTTTATTTCAAGAGGAGCAGAAATAGGAGTTTCAAGAGGTATGATATTGGTTACTTCAGCTGGGAATGATGGTAATAAATCATGGAAATATATTTCTGCTCCAGCAGATGCCGCTTCTGTATTTACGATTGGAGCTGTTGATGCCACAGAAACGATAGCCTCTTTTAGTTCATTTGGACCTACAGCAGATGGAAGGGTAAAACCAGATGTTTTAGCACATGGACGTAATGTTTATGTTATCAATCATCAAACAGGAATTCCATCAACATCAAATGGAACTTCTTTTTCTTCACCGGTTATGGCTGGAGCAGTAGCGTCTTTTTGGCAAGCTTTTCCTTCAAAAACGAATGTAGAAATAATGAATATGATTAGAGAGTCTGCAGATAAATATAGCAATCCAACAAATCAGTATGGGTATGGTGTACCAGATTTGGAACAGGCGTATAATAAAACATTGTCATCAGAAGATAATGACAAAGAAGAGTTTAAGATATTTCCAAACCCTGTAAAGGATCATTTAATAATTTCTTTTACTGATACTATTAATGAGGTAATTGTTTATAGCGTTCTAGGACAAGAAGTATACAAGAACATTTCTAACTCTAATATAATAAATGTGTCATCACTTAATAAAGGTGTATATATATTACAAATTAAAAGTGGAAGGAAAATTGAAAAAATTAAGTTTATAAAAAAATAA
- the mnmA gene encoding tRNA 2-thiouridine(34) synthase MnmA — MKRVVVGLSGGVDSSVTAHLLKEQGYEVIGLFMKNWHDDTVTISDECPWLEDSNDAMIVAEKLGIPFQTVDLSEQYKVRIVDYMFNEYEKGRTPNPDVLCNREIKFDVFMDIALSLGADYVATGHYCRKAEEIIDGKPVYKLLGGKDTNKDQSYFLCQLSQKQLSKALFPVGELTKPEVREIAKEADLITADKKDSQGLCFIGKVRLPDFLQQKLQPKEGVIIQIPSDFEGYNRSVTQFENKEAELAYFSTKFVYTKEDGKVVGKHQGAHYFTKGQRKGLAVGGTKEPLFVIETDVDENVIYTGEGKNHKGLYRNVLFVSNEELHWVRKDLALKSGETLEVEGRIRYRQKLEKATLHKVEKGLYVEFDNPQSAIQEGQFVAWYKEEELLGSGVIS; from the coding sequence ATGAAAAGAGTAGTAGTAGGACTTTCAGGTGGTGTTGATAGTAGTGTTACGGCACACTTATTAAAAGAGCAAGGGTATGAGGTTATAGGTTTATTCATGAAGAATTGGCATGATGATACTGTAACTATATCTGATGAATGTCCGTGGTTAGAAGATAGTAATGATGCAATGATTGTTGCTGAGAAATTAGGAATTCCATTTCAAACTGTTGATTTAAGTGAACAATATAAAGTACGTATTGTAGATTATATGTTTAATGAGTACGAGAAAGGAAGAACTCCTAATCCTGATGTTTTATGTAATCGTGAAATTAAATTTGATGTATTTATGGATATTGCATTAAGTTTAGGAGCAGATTATGTTGCTACAGGACATTACTGTAGAAAAGCAGAAGAAATTATTGATGGTAAGCCTGTATATAAATTATTAGGTGGTAAGGATACTAATAAAGATCAATCGTATTTTTTATGTCAGTTATCTCAAAAACAATTATCAAAAGCTTTATTTCCAGTTGGTGAATTAACGAAGCCAGAGGTTAGAGAGATAGCTAAAGAGGCAGATTTAATAACAGCTGATAAAAAAGATAGTCAAGGTTTATGTTTTATAGGTAAAGTACGTTTACCAGATTTTTTACAGCAAAAATTACAACCAAAAGAAGGGGTTATTATTCAAATACCCTCAGATTTTGAGGGATATAATCGTTCAGTCACTCAATTTGAAAATAAAGAGGCTGAATTAGCGTATTTTTCTACAAAGTTCGTTTATACGAAAGAAGATGGTAAAGTTGTAGGAAAACATCAAGGAGCTCATTATTTTACAAAAGGACAACGTAAAGGATTAGCAGTAGGAGGAACAAAAGAACCTTTATTTGTTATAGAAACTGATGTTGATGAAAATGTAATTTATACTGGAGAAGGAAAAAATCATAAAGGATTATACCGTAATGTTTTATTTGTTTCTAATGAAGAATTACATTGGGTACGTAAAGATTTAGCATTAAAATCTGGTGAAACTTTGGAAGTAGAAGGAAGGATACGCTATCGTCAAAAATTAGAAAAAGCAACGTTACATAAAGTTGAAAAAGGATTATATGTTGAATTTGATAATCCACAATCAGCAATTCAAGAAGGTCAATTTGTAGCTTGGTATAAAGAAGAAGAGTTACTGGGTTCAGGAGTTATTAGTTAG
- a CDS encoding T9SS type A sorting domain-containing protein, giving the protein MKKSIYFFTLILHSAILIAQNNCNCDHYISNLSATNFNLINGNSFDYKPGDIFCIASGEYKGIRLVNFNGSQNNPLIFKNDGGKVIFSETTYPAIELKESTFIKFTGTGNTENKYGFIVTANTTAIGITEFSSDIEMDHIKVERAGFAGFMAKTNPRCNNPKTWRRNGFIMKNIKLHDNYIKDTEGEGFYIGSTDGYKVKTRLKCNDEYAFPHWLENIEIYNNSIENVGWDGIQVNLVRKNGQIYNNTITGYGTSTNNGYQKFAMSIGGGRYSVYNNYIKNLNDGKGMQFISTQSGTMIYNNVMINPKSDAIFIHSRHQLEDKTRAYYVLNNTIINPEKSGVKLYTHITESSNPNLLNTLQSSIPSYFVNNIIVNPGNNYETTGTWKNIDENYFDFNAPDEKNMLKKYISSNLLSKNIDTLGFSDSLNNNYTPKNSSSSMVDTGEDLVKFGITNDFNGISRPLNNAFDIGAYELKNVSNSLHVKSFKPESKIITTLYPNPTNNYIIINTFLKINSAIFYDIKGNFIEKKENPSNKISISNLKEGLYFIRINYENTTEVLQIIKK; this is encoded by the coding sequence ATGAAAAAAAGTATTTATTTTTTTACCCTAATTCTACATTCAGCCATACTAATTGCTCAAAACAATTGTAATTGTGATCATTACATATCCAATTTGAGTGCTACAAATTTCAACCTTATTAATGGTAACTCATTTGATTATAAACCTGGTGATATTTTTTGTATTGCTAGTGGTGAATATAAAGGGATTAGACTAGTTAATTTTAATGGCTCACAAAACAACCCTTTAATTTTTAAAAATGATGGAGGAAAAGTTATTTTCTCTGAAACAACATATCCAGCTATAGAATTAAAAGAAAGTACTTTTATAAAATTTACAGGTACTGGTAATACTGAAAACAAATATGGATTTATTGTTACAGCAAATACAACTGCTATAGGAATTACTGAGTTTAGTAGTGATATAGAAATGGATCATATTAAAGTAGAACGTGCTGGTTTCGCTGGTTTTATGGCAAAAACAAATCCGAGATGTAATAACCCAAAAACCTGGAGAAGAAATGGATTTATTATGAAAAACATTAAACTTCATGATAATTATATAAAAGACACTGAAGGTGAAGGCTTCTATATAGGAAGTACAGATGGATATAAAGTTAAAACAAGATTAAAATGTAATGATGAATATGCTTTTCCTCATTGGTTAGAAAACATTGAAATATATAATAATAGTATTGAAAATGTTGGCTGGGATGGTATTCAAGTAAATTTAGTGAGAAAAAATGGACAAATTTATAATAATACTATAACTGGTTATGGTACATCTACAAATAATGGATATCAAAAATTTGCAATGAGTATTGGAGGTGGTCGTTACTCAGTTTATAATAATTATATCAAAAACTTAAACGATGGTAAAGGAATGCAGTTTATAAGTACTCAAAGTGGTACAATGATATATAATAACGTGATGATTAATCCAAAATCTGATGCTATTTTTATACATAGTAGACATCAATTGGAAGATAAAACTAGAGCCTATTATGTTTTAAACAATACAATTATAAACCCTGAAAAATCAGGCGTTAAATTATATACTCATATTACAGAAAGTTCAAATCCAAATTTATTAAATACACTACAATCTTCTATTCCTAGTTATTTTGTAAATAATATTATTGTAAATCCAGGTAATAATTATGAAACTACTGGAACATGGAAAAATATTGATGAAAACTATTTTGACTTTAATGCTCCAGATGAAAAAAACATGCTGAAAAAATATATCAGTTCTAATTTACTTTCAAAAAATATTGATACACTTGGTTTTTCAGATTCATTAAATAATAATTATACTCCAAAAAACAGTAGCTCTAGTATGGTAGATACAGGTGAAGATTTAGTAAAATTTGGTATTACTAATGATTTTAATGGAATTAGCAGACCTCTAAACAATGCATTTGATATTGGAGCTTACGAACTAAAAAATGTGAGTAACTCTCTTCATGTAAAATCATTTAAACCTGAATCAAAAATCATCACTACTCTTTACCCAAACCCAACAAATAATTATATAATCATTAATACATTTTTAAAAATTAATTCAGCTATATTTTATGATATAAAAGGAAATTTTATTGAAAAAAAGGAAAATCCTTCAAATAAAATCTCTATTTCAAATTTGAAAGAAGGGCTTTATTTTATACGAATAAACTACGAAAACACAACTGAAGTTTTACAAATTATAAAAAAATAA
- a CDS encoding toxin-antitoxin system YwqK family antitoxin, translating into MINIKRIFSITILLVMFFTVTMSAQKTNQFNNKGKRTGVWKKFYKNGKIRYQGEFKDGKEIGVFKFYSITSSTQPTIIKEFSLVNNVADVKFYTITGKLKSKGKMKGKNREGTWLYYFPNGKKIISEENYANGKLDGVLKNYYTNGKLTEETYYSQGKKHGTSKVFTEDGVLIEDVSYEEGKLHGEGKYYDLKGNIKEKGNYKKGKRDGKWEFYMDGEVVTKKKKNKLSELKNK; encoded by the coding sequence ATGATAAATATAAAAAGGATATTTTCAATCACAATTTTATTAGTAATGTTTTTTACAGTAACGATGAGTGCTCAAAAAACAAATCAATTTAATAATAAAGGTAAAAGAACTGGAGTTTGGAAAAAGTTTTATAAAAACGGAAAAATTAGATATCAAGGTGAGTTTAAAGATGGTAAAGAAATAGGAGTTTTTAAATTTTATTCAATTACTTCATCAACTCAACCAACTATTATTAAGGAGTTTTCTTTAGTTAATAATGTGGCTGATGTAAAGTTTTATACTATTACAGGGAAGTTAAAGAGTAAAGGAAAAATGAAAGGAAAAAATAGAGAAGGTACATGGCTTTATTATTTTCCTAATGGGAAAAAAATTATTTCTGAAGAGAATTATGCTAATGGAAAATTGGATGGAGTATTAAAAAACTACTATACTAATGGAAAGCTAACAGAAGAAACATATTATAGTCAAGGGAAAAAACATGGAACTTCTAAAGTTTTTACTGAAGATGGTGTTTTGATAGAAGATGTAAGCTATGAAGAAGGAAAATTACATGGTGAAGGGAAATACTATGATTTGAAAGGAAATATAAAAGAAAAAGGGAACTATAAAAAAGGTAAGAGAGATGGTAAATGGGAATTTTATATGGATGGTGAAGTAGTTACAAAGAAGAAGAAAAATAAGTTATCTGAGTTGAAAAATAAATAA
- a CDS encoding sterol desaturase family protein — protein METLINYFETIPSAHRSLILVGGITFFWLLEGAIPLFNFKYNKWKHSFPNLFFTGTTIVINFLLAFLLLKTADWVQENNFGLINRLPKIPLWLYVCLGVFFLDFFGAYLAHFVEHKVKPLWMVHLVHHTDHKVDTTTANRHHPIESIIRFIFTLLGVFLVGAPIAVVMLYQSCSLVLTQFNHANIKIPKKLDKILSYVIVSPDMHKVHHHNLLPYTDSNYGNIFSIWDRVFGTYMELDREKIVYGVDTFPDEEINSSLKELLKQPFQGYRKPTNI, from the coding sequence TTGGAAACCCTTATAAATTATTTTGAAACAATTCCTTCAGCTCATAGAAGTTTAATACTTGTTGGAGGAATAACTTTTTTTTGGTTACTCGAAGGCGCCATACCATTATTTAATTTTAAGTACAATAAATGGAAGCATTCATTTCCTAATTTGTTTTTTACAGGAACTACTATTGTAATTAATTTTTTGTTGGCTTTTTTATTATTAAAAACGGCTGATTGGGTACAAGAAAATAACTTTGGGCTAATAAATAGGTTACCTAAAATTCCATTATGGCTTTATGTTTGTTTAGGAGTATTTTTTTTAGATTTTTTTGGAGCTTATTTAGCACATTTTGTAGAGCACAAGGTAAAGCCGTTATGGATGGTACATTTAGTTCATCATACAGATCATAAGGTAGACACCACAACAGCAAACAGACATCATCCTATTGAAAGTATAATACGATTTATATTTACTTTATTAGGTGTGTTTTTAGTAGGAGCTCCTATTGCAGTTGTTATGTTGTATCAATCCTGTTCTTTAGTTTTAACTCAATTCAATCATGCAAATATTAAAATACCTAAAAAATTAGATAAGATATTGAGTTATGTTATAGTTTCTCCAGATATGCATAAAGTGCATCATCATAATTTATTGCCTTATACTGATAGTAATTATGGGAATATTTTTTCTATTTGGGATAGAGTATTTGGTACTTACATGGAATTAGACCGCGAAAAAATAGTATACGGTGTTGATACATTTCCAGATGAAGAAATAAATTCCAGTTTAAAAGAGTTATTAAAACAACCTTTTCAAGGATATAGAAAACCTACTAATATCTAA
- a CDS encoding YkgJ family cysteine cluster protein encodes MDKDLENLEKLAKDALEENKKYFQLLKKRTPKRLDLIVREIHDEEFEKTDCLDCGNCCKTTSPIFTDKDIERVAKHLKMKVHNFVDQYLERDSDDFMVLKSAPCTFLDERDNSCYIYDVRPKACAEYPHTNRKKFAQISDLTINNTEICPATYRIVEELKKRLPLKSNEKVRRSPRAKKQR; translated from the coding sequence ATGGATAAAGATTTAGAAAATTTAGAGAAATTAGCAAAAGACGCTTTAGAAGAGAATAAAAAATATTTTCAACTTTTAAAAAAGAGAACGCCAAAACGTTTAGATTTAATTGTTAGAGAGATTCATGATGAAGAGTTTGAAAAAACCGATTGTTTAGATTGTGGTAATTGTTGCAAAACAACATCTCCAATTTTTACTGATAAAGATATTGAACGAGTAGCAAAACATTTAAAAATGAAAGTTCATAACTTTGTTGATCAATATTTAGAAAGAGATTCAGACGATTTTATGGTGTTGAAATCTGCACCCTGTACTTTTTTAGATGAACGAGATAATTCTTGTTATATTTATGATGTTCGGCCAAAGGCATGCGCTGAATATCCACATACCAATCGTAAAAAGTTTGCTCAAATTTCAGATTTAACAATAAACAATACTGAGATTTGCCCTGCTACTTATAGAATTGTTGAAGAATTAAAAAAGCGCTTACCTTTAAAATCTAATGAAAAAGTTAGAAGATCACCTAGAGCTAAAAAGCAACGATAG